One window of Paludibacter propionicigenes WB4 genomic DNA carries:
- a CDS encoding efflux RND transporter periplasmic adaptor subunit, with translation MKIINLFPVKLIAAIIAIAFIVQSCKKADATAGADSSKYVLADSLVKTLKFDTVQNCQLTNAITLSGKVAFNDDHVAKIYPMVSGVIQNIKVMLGDYVQAGQVLAVIKSSEMAGISNDLVNAESNLRVSAKNLDAAQDMFKSGLASQKDLLSAQAAHDQAQSELNRVKRVLHINGGNTNGEYIVRSPISGFVVEKFATNDMSIRADNSSNLFTVSDLKNVWIIANVYETNISQIHLNDEVDVTTLSYPDKVFKGKVDKIMNVLDPTNKVMKVRIVLPNPGYALKPEMFANVKVTNEGNHAAMCVASSAIVFDHSQNYVMVYHSKSDIKIIPVDVISTFDNRTYISGDVKVGDKVIASQAILIYDALND, from the coding sequence ATGAAAATAATAAATTTATTTCCCGTAAAACTTATTGCTGCCATCATTGCGATTGCGTTTATTGTTCAATCCTGCAAAAAAGCAGATGCAACAGCCGGAGCAGACAGCTCCAAATATGTTTTAGCCGATTCGTTGGTAAAAACACTGAAATTTGATACTGTTCAGAATTGCCAACTTACAAATGCCATAACGCTTTCGGGTAAAGTGGCTTTCAATGACGATCATGTTGCCAAAATTTACCCCATGGTTAGTGGAGTAATACAAAATATCAAAGTAATGCTTGGAGATTATGTTCAGGCAGGTCAGGTGCTTGCCGTTATTAAAAGTTCCGAAATGGCTGGTATTAGTAACGATTTAGTGAATGCCGAAAGTAACCTGCGTGTGTCGGCTAAGAATCTGGATGCAGCACAGGATATGTTTAAAAGCGGATTGGCTTCGCAAAAAGACCTGTTATCGGCACAAGCAGCCCACGATCAGGCACAATCGGAACTGAATAGGGTGAAAAGAGTATTGCATATCAATGGTGGTAATACCAATGGCGAGTATATCGTTCGTTCCCCTATCAGTGGTTTTGTGGTGGAAAAATTTGCTACCAACGATATGTCTATCAGAGCCGATAACAGCAGCAATTTGTTTACAGTTTCCGATCTGAAAAACGTGTGGATTATTGCCAATGTGTACGAAACCAATATCAGTCAGATACACTTGAATGACGAGGTGGATGTAACCACTCTTTCTTATCCGGATAAAGTGTTTAAAGGTAAGGTGGATAAAATAATGAACGTGCTCGACCCGACAAATAAAGTGATGAAAGTCCGTATCGTGTTACCCAATCCGGGATATGCTTTGAAGCCTGAAATGTTTGCCAATGTAAAAGTGACAAACGAAGGCAATCATGCGGCAATGTGTGTGGCTTCTTCGGCTATTGTGTTTGATCACAGCCAGAATTACGTGATGGTTTATCATTCAAAATCCGATATAAAAATTATACCGGTTGATGTGATCAGTACTTTCGATAATCGTACCTATATATCGGGTGATGTGAAGGTGGGAGACAAGGTTATTGCTTCTCAAGCAATTTTAATTTACGATGCACTTAATGATTAA
- a CDS encoding glucoamylase family protein, with amino-acid sequence MQKRIIIFSFLILAVSSSFAEKVNSVVPANLKGVGYPAHTELTWENHAGFTYEIYRSADGNSNFSKIAETNKDSYLDFFGKPLQKEATFIYRILPKGLSMDSKQVTKFEIRVQIPTSSDEALLDMTQRYATRYFYDFADPETGLARERSNDVNGNIVTTGGTGFGIMALIAGAERNYFSRNDAYQKINKIVGFLEKAERFHGAWAHWYNANNGKVFSFSQFDDGGDLVETAFLTEGLLTAREYFRNGNENEKTLVSRITKLWETIEWNWYTQGQNALYWHWSKNYGWKMNHRITGFDETLITYVLAAASPTFPIERSVYEKCYTNSNYYLNGKKYYGIKLDLGMEYGGPLFFTHYSFLGLNPNGLSDKYTNYFERNRSHALIHLAYATENPKKHVGYGANCWGFTSSDDPIVGYSSHQPGTNDENGTISPTAAISSIVYTPDASLNALRHFYFDRGKQLFGKCGFYDAFNPGMVEGQQVVQSYLAIDEGPIAVMIENYRSGLLWKLFMSNPEIHTGLQKLGFKIH; translated from the coding sequence ATGCAAAAAAGAATAATTATATTTAGCTTTCTAATTTTAGCCGTCAGCAGTAGTTTTGCTGAGAAAGTGAATAGCGTGGTACCTGCCAACCTGAAAGGTGTTGGTTATCCTGCGCACACCGAATTGACATGGGAAAATCATGCAGGATTTACCTATGAAATATACCGTTCTGCCGATGGTAACAGTAATTTCAGTAAAATAGCTGAGACAAATAAAGATAGTTATCTTGATTTCTTTGGAAAACCATTGCAGAAAGAAGCAACTTTCATTTATAGGATTCTACCAAAAGGATTATCCATGGATAGCAAACAAGTTACAAAATTTGAGATACGGGTTCAAATACCCACGTCATCGGATGAAGCTTTGCTGGATATGACACAGCGTTATGCGACACGTTATTTTTACGATTTTGCCGACCCAGAAACCGGACTGGCAAGAGAACGGAGTAACGATGTAAATGGTAATATCGTTACTACAGGTGGAACCGGATTTGGAATTATGGCACTGATTGCCGGAGCTGAACGAAACTATTTCAGCAGAAACGATGCCTACCAAAAGATTAACAAGATAGTCGGTTTTCTCGAAAAAGCTGAACGTTTCCACGGAGCCTGGGCACACTGGTACAATGCCAACAACGGAAAAGTATTCAGCTTTAGTCAATTTGATGATGGCGGCGATCTGGTTGAAACAGCTTTTCTGACAGAAGGATTGCTCACCGCCCGCGAATACTTCCGCAACGGAAATGAAAACGAGAAAACATTGGTTAGCCGCATTACCAAGCTTTGGGAAACCATCGAATGGAACTGGTATACACAAGGTCAAAATGCCTTATACTGGCATTGGTCAAAAAACTATGGTTGGAAAATGAACCATCGCATTACCGGGTTTGATGAAACATTGATAACCTACGTGCTGGCAGCAGCATCGCCAACGTTCCCCATTGAACGTTCTGTGTATGAGAAGTGTTATACTAATTCCAATTACTATTTGAATGGAAAAAAATACTACGGTATCAAACTTGATCTGGGGATGGAGTATGGGGGACCACTCTTCTTTACACATTACTCATTTTTGGGATTGAATCCGAATGGTTTGTCCGACAAATACACAAATTACTTCGAACGAAACCGTTCACACGCGCTAATCCATCTGGCTTATGCCACTGAGAACCCTAAAAAACATGTGGGTTACGGTGCAAATTGCTGGGGATTTACTTCATCCGACGACCCGATTGTAGGTTACAGCTCACACCAACCAGGCACAAATGATGAAAATGGAACCATATCACCAACAGCAGCAATATCTTCAATAGTCTATACTCCCGATGCTTCCTTGAATGCTTTACGCCACTTCTACTTTGACCGAGGGAAACAATTATTCGGGAAATGTGGATTTTACGATGCTTTTAATCCCGGCATGGTAGAAGGCCAACAAGTAGTTCAGAGTTATCTGGCTATAGACGAAGGACCGATAGCGGTAATGATAGAGAATTATAGAAGCGGATTGCTCTGGAAATTATTCATGAGTAATCCCGAAATTCATACAGGACTACAAAAACTAGGATTTAAAATACACTAA
- a CDS encoding SusC/RagA family TonB-linked outer membrane protein, with translation MRKKTILLLLVALVSASSLFAQTIRVQGVIVDKKTGETLIGSSIIQKGTTNGTTAGVNGDFTLSVPQNSVLVVSYIGYVSQEIKAINASTLRIRLEEENKALDEVMVIGYGTAKKSQVVGSVSSVKSEELTKQPMLTAAQGLQGKTSGIQIIGSGEPGSQPQVRIRGTNTITADANPIYVVDGVITSDITNINTSDIESMDVLKDAASQAIYGSRAANGVVLITTRAGKTGKVRVSFDSYFGVKSMTSKVKMADAKTYATYTNEARAYDSQPALFDVNTLKYNTNWFDAITRDGLVQNYNFTISGGTDNVTYYFSANQFGDQGILKGNDYNRTLLRNSNTYKLGKYIKFGHTLNISFAKDNMKPNEFADAYRIGTTAPVRDTNGNYGYVSGLSVANPVAALDYTHNFTNDTRFQGNVFAEINPTPELTIRSSFNFNKAARKETNYIPKYYVSSVQQTSKSTLSIADRDSTYYIIDNNINFHKTFIEKHEVNATVGHSSEKDKGTALLGTRTGVTEQENLWYLDQGDVNSATNNGSGYVLQRESWYGRLIYTFDQKYNLSGVLRRDGSSAFPVDKKWGTFYSFGGSWIVNHENFMANQHLFDDLKLRASYGKIGNDNLPYGTGTITSVTTTGAYNFGGNSSPVSQGLTFDQIKDATITWETTKGFDAGIEFSTLGRRLSGEVSYYNKLTNAYVPITMPTASGDADNRVISQAADVRNSGVEVNLNWKHRLTSNFAYHAGFNITFNTNNVDKVRGGLQLKDGSLGNGNIVTYTVEGQPIGSFWVYKTDGIYKTLAEVNGSPHLTGTQAGDLKLVDVNKDGVINDKDRVFEGSYQPKTYFGLNLGFDYKAFDFSVDCYGNLGNKIFNGKKAVRFGNDNIESARAEDRWSTTNPNGTQPRASNAIPAPSDYFVESGNFFRINNMTVGYSLPAEKWHVGLSKLRVYATAQNPLILKKYSGFTPELPGSATASGIELSIYPVSTTYMVGVNVSF, from the coding sequence ATGAGAAAAAAAACAATTTTACTCCTACTGGTTGCACTTGTAAGTGCCAGTTCGCTTTTTGCACAAACTATACGCGTGCAGGGAGTGATTGTCGATAAAAAGACAGGAGAAACATTAATCGGCTCATCCATTATTCAAAAAGGTACTACTAACGGCACAACAGCGGGCGTTAATGGTGATTTTACCCTTTCGGTACCCCAAAACTCAGTTTTAGTTGTATCGTATATTGGATATGTATCCCAAGAAATTAAAGCAATCAATGCTTCAACATTACGAATTCGACTAGAAGAAGAAAACAAAGCGTTGGACGAAGTTATGGTAATTGGCTACGGTACTGCAAAGAAAAGTCAGGTTGTAGGATCTGTTTCTTCCGTTAAAAGTGAAGAACTCACCAAACAGCCGATGCTTACAGCAGCTCAAGGACTACAAGGCAAAACTTCCGGTATTCAAATTATCGGATCAGGTGAGCCCGGATCTCAACCACAAGTTCGTATCCGTGGAACTAATACAATTACTGCAGATGCAAATCCTATTTATGTTGTTGACGGTGTAATCACATCAGACATTACCAACATTAACACCAGCGATATTGAAAGTATGGATGTGCTAAAGGATGCTGCCTCTCAAGCTATTTATGGTAGTCGGGCTGCTAATGGTGTAGTACTTATTACCACCAGAGCTGGAAAAACAGGAAAAGTCAGAGTAAGTTTCGACTCTTATTTTGGTGTTAAGTCAATGACTTCTAAAGTTAAGATGGCCGATGCGAAAACCTATGCAACATATACCAACGAGGCAAGAGCTTACGATAGTCAGCCTGCATTGTTTGACGTCAATACGCTCAAATATAATACAAATTGGTTTGATGCCATCACTCGCGATGGTCTGGTGCAAAACTATAACTTTACCATTAGCGGAGGTACTGACAATGTAACCTATTATTTCAGTGCTAACCAGTTTGGTGATCAGGGAATTTTAAAAGGAAACGATTATAATCGTACATTGTTACGCAACAGTAACACTTACAAATTGGGAAAATATATTAAGTTTGGACATACCCTTAATATCTCTTTCGCAAAAGACAATATGAAGCCCAATGAGTTTGCTGATGCATACCGCATCGGAACTACAGCTCCGGTAAGAGATACTAACGGAAACTACGGTTATGTGAGCGGTTTAAGTGTTGCAAACCCAGTTGCAGCTCTTGATTATACACATAATTTTACTAATGACACCCGTTTCCAAGGCAATGTATTTGCAGAAATAAACCCTACCCCCGAGTTGACAATTCGCAGCAGCTTTAACTTTAATAAAGCGGCAAGAAAGGAAACTAATTATATCCCTAAATATTACGTAAGTAGTGTTCAACAAACATCTAAATCTACTTTGAGCATTGCCGATAGAGATAGTACCTACTACATAATAGACAATAATATTAATTTCCATAAAACTTTTATTGAAAAACATGAAGTAAATGCGACTGTAGGGCACTCATCTGAAAAAGATAAAGGAACTGCACTTCTTGGAACACGTACAGGAGTTACTGAACAAGAAAATTTGTGGTATCTTGATCAAGGAGATGTTAATTCAGCAACCAATAATGGAAGTGGTTATGTTCTACAAAGAGAATCTTGGTACGGACGTTTAATATATACATTTGACCAGAAGTACAATCTAAGTGGAGTATTACGTAGAGATGGATCCAGCGCTTTCCCTGTAGATAAAAAATGGGGAACCTTCTACTCATTCGGGGGATCATGGATTGTTAACCACGAAAATTTTATGGCAAACCAACATCTGTTTGATGATTTAAAACTCCGTGCAAGCTACGGTAAAATTGGTAATGACAATCTTCCCTATGGAACAGGAACAATAACCTCTGTTACAACTACAGGAGCATACAACTTTGGTGGAAATAGCAGTCCTGTATCACAAGGATTGACTTTTGATCAGATAAAAGATGCAACAATCACTTGGGAAACAACGAAAGGTTTTGATGCCGGTATCGAATTTTCAACTCTTGGCAGACGACTAAGCGGAGAAGTTTCTTATTATAATAAACTTACTAATGCTTATGTACCAATCACCATGCCTACTGCTTCAGGGGATGCTGACAATAGGGTAATTTCACAGGCGGCCGATGTACGTAATTCCGGAGTGGAAGTAAACCTTAATTGGAAACACAGACTAACCAGTAATTTCGCATATCATGCAGGCTTTAATATTACGTTCAATACAAACAACGTAGACAAAGTTAGAGGTGGACTACAGCTTAAAGATGGTAGTCTTGGTAATGGTAATATAGTTACCTATACTGTAGAAGGTCAACCTATCGGAAGCTTCTGGGTTTATAAAACCGATGGTATATATAAAACTCTAGCAGAAGTAAACGGCTCACCACATCTTACAGGTACACAGGCCGGAGATCTTAAATTAGTGGATGTAAACAAAGATGGTGTTATTAATGACAAAGACCGGGTATTCGAGGGTTCATATCAACCAAAAACTTATTTCGGACTTAATTTGGGATTTGATTATAAAGCTTTTGATTTCTCTGTTGACTGTTACGGAAACCTTGGGAACAAGATATTCAATGGTAAAAAAGCTGTTCGCTTTGGTAATGACAATATTGAATCTGCAAGAGCAGAAGATCGCTGGAGTACAACAAATCCTAACGGAACACAACCTCGCGCTTCTAACGCAATTCCGGCACCATCCGATTATTTTGTTGAATCTGGAAACTTCTTCAGAATCAATAACATGACTGTTGGATATTCACTTCCTGCCGAAAAATGGCATGTTGGTCTTTCAAAACTGAGAGTTTACGCTACTGCTCAAAATCCTCTTATTTTGAAAAAATACAGCGGATTTACCCCTGAACTTCCGGGATCTGCAACCGCATCAGGGATAGAATTGTCTATCTATCCAGTATCAACTACCTATATGGTGGGAGTTAACGTATCCTTTTAA
- a CDS encoding RagB/SusD family nutrient uptake outer membrane protein — MKTIKTYIYITVGLIVISLSACNNNWLSPAAENQLITQDSTFLVSANAEKFVNACYNQLLQWQTSSFSFVGYASITSDDADKGSDPGDLGSDKDQMDNITYTSTSGSIGEGWTGNYNGVTRCNQAIANVPKYNIADAQKTRFIAEAKFLRALYYFNLVRCFGDIPLVNKVIDASSEADLNLANTRVSKDSIYAFIEKDLNFAITNLPKNTEYSSADLGRATKGAATALLAKVSMYEKKWAQALSLTDQIIGGTVGSYGLVTDYASIWREVGENSRESLFEIQARGITPNAGIQGFVDIQGARGSITYPDGTSGISGWGFNTPSQDLENAYEVGDVRKAATIMYKGQTLWDGAVVGTDVANPRYNYKAYVSKKLESFNGNDWESNKNIRVLRMGEVYLINAEAANELTKTSQAQTSLNAVRTRAGLANTTASNQTDLRTAIWKERRVELAMEYDRFFDLIRQGRAGTVLRALGKNFVDGKNEVFPIPQIEIDASNGKLKQNAGY; from the coding sequence ATGAAAACAATAAAAACATATATATACATTACAGTTGGTCTGATAGTCATCTCTCTATCGGCCTGTAATAACAATTGGCTCAGCCCTGCAGCCGAAAACCAATTGATCACACAGGATTCGACATTTCTGGTTTCTGCCAATGCTGAGAAGTTCGTAAATGCCTGTTATAATCAATTGCTACAATGGCAAACCAGTTCATTTTCTTTTGTCGGTTACGCAAGTATTACATCCGATGATGCTGATAAAGGAAGTGATCCTGGTGATTTAGGTTCTGATAAAGATCAAATGGACAATATTACCTATACTTCAACCAGCGGATCAATAGGTGAAGGCTGGACAGGTAATTATAATGGAGTAACTCGATGTAATCAGGCTATTGCTAATGTACCGAAATACAACATTGCAGATGCTCAGAAGACAAGATTTATAGCAGAAGCAAAATTCTTAAGAGCCCTTTACTATTTTAATCTGGTACGTTGTTTCGGAGATATTCCTTTAGTAAATAAAGTAATAGATGCTAGCAGTGAAGCTGATTTGAACCTAGCTAATACCCGGGTTTCTAAGGATAGCATATATGCATTTATAGAAAAAGATCTCAACTTTGCAATCACTAATTTGCCTAAAAATACCGAGTACAGTTCAGCCGATTTAGGCCGTGCAACAAAAGGAGCTGCTACAGCTTTACTTGCTAAAGTGAGTATGTACGAAAAGAAATGGGCTCAGGCTTTATCGCTGACAGACCAAATTATAGGAGGTACTGTAGGTAGTTACGGTTTAGTTACTGATTATGCAAGTATTTGGAGAGAAGTCGGCGAAAACAGCAGAGAATCATTATTCGAAATTCAGGCGCGTGGGATTACCCCTAATGCCGGTATTCAAGGGTTTGTAGATATACAGGGTGCCAGAGGCTCTATAACTTATCCCGATGGAACTTCAGGTATCAGCGGTTGGGGATTCAATACCCCAAGTCAGGATCTTGAAAATGCTTATGAGGTTGGCGACGTGCGTAAAGCTGCAACCATTATGTATAAAGGACAAACTTTATGGGATGGAGCAGTAGTTGGTACAGATGTTGCTAATCCAAGGTATAACTACAAAGCATATGTAAGTAAGAAACTGGAATCGTTTAATGGAAATGATTGGGAATCAAACAAAAATATCCGTGTTCTTCGGATGGGTGAAGTTTATTTGATTAACGCAGAAGCTGCTAATGAACTTACAAAAACATCGCAGGCACAAACATCGCTGAATGCAGTTAGAACCCGTGCAGGTCTCGCAAATACAACTGCTTCCAATCAAACCGATTTACGAACAGCAATATGGAAAGAGCGCCGTGTGGAACTGGCTATGGAATATGACCGCTTCTTTGATCTGATTCGTCAAGGTAGAGCCGGAACTGTACTTCGTGCTTTAGGAAAAAACTTTGTAGATGGCAAAAATGAAGTTTTCCCTATCCCTCAAATTGAAATCGATGCAAGTAATGGAAAACTCAAACAAAACGCTGGTTATTAA
- a CDS encoding TolC family protein, which translates to MQRLIKLATIALCLILATEAKSQTDYGIKPDTLNLKLDSLENVFLRKNLLLLAQRYNIDAQKALVVQAKLFPNPTLNVGTTMYQTATKQFFPVGKNGELSVGLSQVIMLAGKHNKQLKIAQTNAALSEYQFYDLLRTLKHTLRTDFFNIHFLLQSAKVYDSEITALQRVTDAFAQQNGKGYISEKEVLRIKAQLYSIQNEYNDLKMQINDIQSELRLLLQTKNVYVVPNVNNAVLDNLDPLKYTLSAIIDSAYATRPDLKIAKLNTDLSTQNYSLQKALAVPDLTIQLGYDQQGSYINNLTTVGFGIDLPFLNRNQGNIKSAKAQIKFNQANFEATRASVDEQIYSSMGKLIESDKLLKSRDAGFEKDFSKLLGEVLKNYQVRNIGLLEFLDFYDSYKQNTLQINSIKFNRISAFEDLNFYTGIDYLKN; encoded by the coding sequence ATGCAAAGACTTATAAAGCTTGCAACCATTGCTCTGTGCCTGATATTGGCAACAGAAGCAAAATCGCAAACAGACTATGGTATCAAACCCGATACGCTGAATTTGAAATTAGACAGTTTAGAAAACGTCTTTCTCCGGAAGAACTTGTTATTGCTGGCTCAGCGTTACAACATCGACGCCCAGAAAGCCCTGGTTGTTCAGGCTAAATTATTTCCTAATCCGACTTTAAATGTTGGAACTACCATGTATCAAACTGCCACTAAACAGTTTTTTCCTGTCGGGAAAAATGGAGAATTATCTGTTGGCTTGTCGCAGGTAATTATGCTGGCGGGTAAACATAACAAACAGCTAAAAATAGCGCAAACCAATGCTGCGCTCTCCGAGTATCAGTTTTACGACTTACTGCGGACGCTTAAACATACGTTGCGCACCGATTTTTTCAATATCCATTTCTTGTTGCAATCGGCCAAGGTGTATGATTCTGAAATAACAGCTTTACAACGTGTGACGGATGCTTTCGCACAGCAAAACGGGAAAGGATATATCTCGGAGAAAGAAGTGCTGCGTATTAAAGCCCAGCTATATAGTATTCAGAATGAGTATAACGATTTGAAAATGCAGATAAACGATATCCAAAGTGAGTTGCGTTTGTTGCTGCAAACAAAGAATGTTTATGTGGTTCCTAATGTGAATAATGCAGTTTTAGATAATCTGGATCCTCTGAAATACACACTTTCAGCCATTATCGATTCTGCTTATGCTACTCGTCCCGATTTGAAAATTGCGAAACTCAATACCGATTTAAGTACCCAGAATTATAGCTTGCAAAAAGCGTTGGCAGTTCCTGATCTGACTATTCAGTTAGGTTACGATCAACAAGGGAGTTATATCAACAACCTAACAACAGTTGGATTTGGCATTGATCTGCCTTTCCTCAATCGAAATCAAGGAAATATAAAGTCGGCTAAAGCCCAGATTAAATTTAATCAGGCAAACTTTGAGGCTACCCGTGCAAGTGTGGACGAACAAATTTATAGCTCGATGGGAAAACTAATCGAAAGCGATAAACTGTTGAAAAGCAGGGATGCGGGTTTTGAAAAAGACTTTAGCAAGTTGCTGGGCGAGGTTTTGAAAAACTATCAGGTCAGAAATATCGGTTTGTTGGAGTTTCTGGACTTTTATGATTCCTACAAACAAAACACCTTGCAGATTAATTCCATCAAATTCAATCGAATCAGTGCCTTCGAAGATTTAAACTTCTACACCGGAATAGATTATCTAAAAAACTAA